From a region of the Halomonas sp. HL-93 genome:
- a CDS encoding DUF2798 domain-containing protein yields MIDPKYSQLLFTFLMALFMSGVMSLVITLYNIGLIDGIVMIWLKAWLFAFIVAFPVINLVLPLVRRLVALLVKKPSS; encoded by the coding sequence ATGATTGACCCTAAATACAGCCAACTGCTGTTTACTTTTTTGATGGCGCTGTTCATGTCAGGCGTTATGTCGCTGGTGATCACGCTATACAACATCGGCCTCATTGACGGCATAGTGATGATCTGGCTTAAAGCCTGGCTGTTTGCTTTTATCGTCGCCTTTCCGGTCATCAACCTTGTGTTACCCCTAGTCCGCCGGCTCGTCGCCCTCCTAGTCAAAAAGCCGTCCAGCTAA
- the yghU gene encoding glutathione-dependent disulfide-bond oxidoreductase, with the protein MSDNTYTPPRVWKWEPGNGGKFANINRPTAGATHDKALPVGKHPLQLYSLATPNGVKVTVMLEELLEKGISGAEYDAHLIQIGEGDQFSSGFVEVNPNSKIPALMDHSTAPPQRVFESGAILLYLAEKFDAFLPSDPSARTECLSWLFWQMGSAPMLGGGFGHFYAYAPESYQYPIDRYTMEVKRQLDVLDRHLAENRFMAGDAYTIADMAIHPWYGALVKNRVYEAAEFLEAHTYKNVIRWTEEIDERPAVKRGRMVNRTWGEPHEQLHERHDASDFELRTQDKQ; encoded by the coding sequence ATGAGCGACAACACCTACACCCCACCTCGCGTCTGGAAATGGGAACCCGGCAACGGCGGCAAATTTGCCAACATCAACCGCCCCACGGCGGGTGCGACGCACGACAAGGCCTTGCCGGTCGGCAAGCATCCGCTGCAGCTCTATTCGCTGGCCACCCCCAACGGGGTCAAAGTCACCGTGATGCTGGAAGAGCTGCTGGAAAAAGGCATTAGCGGCGCTGAATACGACGCCCACCTGATCCAGATTGGCGAGGGCGATCAGTTCAGCAGTGGTTTTGTCGAGGTGAACCCCAACTCGAAGATTCCTGCTCTGATGGATCACAGCACTGCGCCTCCCCAGCGGGTGTTCGAGTCCGGCGCTATTCTTCTCTACCTGGCCGAAAAGTTTGACGCTTTCCTGCCCAGCGACCCATCAGCACGCACCGAATGCCTGTCATGGCTGTTCTGGCAAATGGGCAGCGCGCCAATGCTGGGCGGCGGGTTCGGGCACTTTTATGCCTATGCCCCAGAGAGCTACCAGTACCCCATTGATCGCTACACCATGGAAGTGAAGCGTCAGCTGGATGTACTCGACCGTCACCTGGCCGAAAATCGCTTCATGGCAGGCGATGCGTACACCATTGCCGACATGGCGATACATCCCTGGTACGGCGCCCTGGTCAAAAACCGGGTCTACGAAGCGGCCGAGTTCCTGGAAGCCCACACCTACAAAAATGTCATCCGCTGGACCGAAGAGATCGATGAGCGTCCGGCCGTCAAGCGGGGCCGCATGGTCAACCGCACCTGGGGCGAACCTCATGAGCAGTTACATGAGCGTCATGATGCCAGCGACTTTGAACTGCGCACCCAAGACAAGCAATAA
- a CDS encoding enoyl-CoA hydratase/isomerase family protein, which produces MSEAVIEKVDNDGVVRLTINRPSALNALNSDVLTALEAHLVELEAHPHLRAVLITGAGGKSFVAGADITEMRDKTPEEARAFASQALRTIKRLETLPVPVVALVNGFCLGGGCELALACDWAVASDNAVFGQPEVLLGVIPGFGGTQRLPRRVGPAMAIDLVTTGRKIDAQEALRIGLVNRVMPQAELENYVEELTKQLKGNGPQAVRGAKQAVHDGMDQDLDSALALETSLFAFCFAGDEQKEGMAAFVEKRKPNF; this is translated from the coding sequence ATGAGCGAAGCAGTGATTGAAAAAGTCGATAACGATGGAGTGGTGCGACTGACCATCAATCGCCCCAGCGCCCTGAATGCGCTGAACAGCGATGTACTCACCGCCCTTGAAGCCCACCTGGTGGAGCTTGAAGCCCATCCCCACCTGCGCGCCGTGTTGATCACCGGCGCTGGTGGGAAATCCTTCGTCGCCGGTGCGGATATCACCGAAATGCGCGACAAGACCCCTGAAGAAGCGCGCGCCTTTGCCAGCCAGGCGCTGCGCACCATTAAACGCCTAGAGACGTTGCCCGTGCCGGTGGTCGCGCTGGTGAACGGGTTTTGCCTTGGCGGCGGCTGCGAACTGGCGCTGGCCTGCGACTGGGCGGTAGCCAGCGATAACGCCGTTTTTGGGCAGCCGGAAGTGCTGCTGGGCGTGATCCCCGGCTTTGGCGGCACCCAGCGCCTGCCGCGCCGGGTCGGCCCTGCGATGGCGATCGACCTGGTAACTACCGGGCGCAAGATTGATGCCCAGGAAGCGCTGCGCATCGGTCTGGTCAACCGGGTAATGCCGCAGGCGGAGCTGGAAAACTACGTCGAGGAGCTCACCAAGCAGCTCAAAGGCAACGGCCCGCAGGCAGTGCGCGGCGCCAAACAAGCGGTTCACGATGGCATGGACCAGGATCTGGACAGCGCCCTGGCGCTGGAAACCAGCCTGTTCGCCTTCTGCTTTGCCGGCGACGAGCAGAAAGAGGGCATGGCGGCCTTTGTCGAAAAGCGTAAACCGAACTTCTAA
- a CDS encoding lipid A deacylase LpxR family protein, with protein MNGYSPLRWPLASLFACVSLLPGLANAADEVLSVKFENDNLASSDDGHFTSGFELNWSFEPASDSWTQRLATALPDSLIGSADKAAYRLVHQIYTPNNITQSELIEDDRPYAGLVYGGISLYEDVPMGNWQQATDVHLDIGLAGPSSLADSIQREVHRFTDGDRPSGWDNQLGDEAILNAAIRRQWWHSTPLGGKQFAHGPSVSGALGNFYTYAGAGYSVRWGDDASGIPTMTPNPGSRHHLTGNDGWQWYLFASVDGYYMAQNLTLDGNTFRNSHSVDRKEWVGDVSGGLALAWEDWQVTYAAVARSREFDGQEEQDKFGALTLSKRF; from the coding sequence ATGAATGGATATTCCCCTCTGCGTTGGCCACTTGCCAGCCTGTTTGCCTGCGTTAGCCTGCTGCCCGGGTTGGCCAATGCAGCGGATGAAGTGCTATCGGTAAAATTTGAAAATGATAACTTGGCCAGCAGCGACGACGGCCACTTTACCAGCGGCTTTGAACTTAACTGGTCGTTTGAGCCTGCTTCTGACAGCTGGACTCAGCGTCTAGCAACGGCACTGCCTGATAGCCTAATCGGTAGCGCGGATAAAGCTGCTTATCGGCTAGTGCATCAAATTTATACGCCGAACAATATCACGCAGAGTGAATTAATTGAGGATGATCGCCCTTACGCGGGGCTTGTCTACGGCGGTATTTCGCTTTACGAAGATGTGCCAATGGGCAACTGGCAGCAAGCAACCGACGTGCATCTGGATATTGGACTAGCGGGGCCGTCATCACTTGCCGATAGCATTCAGCGCGAAGTGCATCGCTTCACTGATGGCGACCGCCCTAGCGGCTGGGACAACCAGCTAGGTGATGAGGCAATACTCAATGCGGCCATACGCCGCCAGTGGTGGCATAGCACACCGCTGGGCGGTAAGCAGTTTGCCCATGGCCCGAGCGTAAGCGGTGCCTTGGGTAACTTCTACACTTATGCTGGCGCCGGTTACAGCGTGCGCTGGGGCGATGACGCCTCGGGCATACCTACGATGACGCCTAATCCGGGCAGCCGTCATCACCTGACCGGTAATGATGGCTGGCAGTGGTACCTATTTGCCAGTGTGGATGGCTATTACATGGCCCAAAATCTTACCCTGGATGGTAATACTTTCCGCAATAGTCACTCGGTCGACCGCAAGGAGTGGGTGGGTGATGTGTCGGGTGGGCTGGCACTGGCATGGGAGGATTGGCAAGTGACCTATGCCGCCGTGGCGCGCTCGAGAGAGTTTGATGGTCAGGAAGAGCAGGATAAGTTTGGAGCACTGACGCTGTCGAAACGCTTCTAG
- a CDS encoding TRAP transporter substrate-binding protein translates to MTAIWRNTLTLVGATTLTMGMAHAQSPELSDPPEIDGDVVGDHGSHTLRMGLGLSENSPQYISSQYFGEILEKRTDGRITVNVFPNSQLGDDVQMLEMLQTGTLDMTYPSSSAATSYVEELAVFDLPFLLPSREAAIEVLQSDVALELLEGFEDSGLKPLAFSENGYRQLSNSDRPIETPEDVAGLDVRGLSVRTMENPVHLDIWEALGANPTPMAFGELFSAMEQGVVDGQENPWSTILTSNFHEVQDYGTETRHVYTPFIMMLSERTWDKMAPEYQELVMEAARQSAEYEIQLSAEYDEWSREQLEERGMEITRLDDEQLAAFQEAVQPVYEEWAPRIGEELIEDIQAIVDDSTE, encoded by the coding sequence ATGACCGCAATTTGGCGCAACACGCTGACCCTGGTTGGGGCGACCACGCTCACAATGGGTATGGCTCATGCTCAAAGCCCTGAACTATCCGACCCGCCGGAGATTGACGGCGACGTAGTGGGTGATCACGGCTCCCACACCCTGCGCATGGGCCTTGGCCTGTCGGAGAACTCCCCGCAGTATATTTCCAGCCAGTATTTCGGCGAGATTCTCGAGAAGCGCACCGATGGGCGTATCACCGTCAACGTTTTCCCCAACAGCCAGTTGGGCGACGACGTACAAATGCTGGAAATGCTGCAGACCGGCACGCTGGATATGACATATCCCTCCAGTTCAGCCGCCACCAGCTACGTCGAAGAACTGGCTGTGTTTGACCTGCCGTTTTTGTTGCCAAGCCGTGAAGCTGCTATCGAAGTGCTGCAAAGCGATGTGGCACTGGAGCTGCTGGAAGGCTTTGAAGACTCCGGCCTGAAGCCGCTGGCATTTTCCGAGAACGGCTACCGCCAGCTTTCTAACAGTGACCGTCCGATCGAGACACCGGAAGACGTTGCGGGCCTTGATGTACGCGGCCTGAGCGTTCGCACCATGGAAAACCCGGTGCACCTGGATATCTGGGAAGCCTTGGGTGCTAATCCCACGCCGATGGCATTTGGTGAGCTTTTCTCGGCGATGGAGCAAGGCGTTGTCGACGGTCAGGAAAACCCCTGGAGCACCATCCTTACGTCCAACTTCCACGAAGTGCAGGATTACGGCACCGAAACCCGTCACGTTTACACGCCGTTCATCATGATGCTGTCTGAGCGTACCTGGGACAAAATGGCGCCTGAGTATCAGGAACTGGTGATGGAAGCGGCGCGTCAGTCCGCCGAGTACGAAATTCAGCTGTCGGCGGAGTACGACGAATGGTCGCGCGAGCAGCTTGAAGAGCGCGGCATGGAGATCACCCGTCTTGATGACGAGCAGTTGGCGGCTTTCCAGGAAGCGGTACAGCCGGTATACGAAGAGTGGGCGCCGCGTATTGGTGAAGAGCTGATCGAAGACATCCAGGCGATCGTCGACGATAGCACCGAATAA
- a CDS encoding glutathione S-transferase family protein, which translates to MDLYIANKNYSSWSLRPWVLMKTLEIPFNEHLMPFEGGFGASHQAFREFSPSGLVPCLVEQTADGELAVWDSLAIVEYLAEQYPNTWPSDKAARAWARSASAEMHSGFAALRDECSMNCGVRVELNALSDTLSADLARLDALWQQGLERFGGPFLAGNRFTAVDAFYAPVAFRVQTFNLPLSDRASAYVEHLLALPAMQAWYQAALEETWREPMHEAETLKSGTLKADYRRS; encoded by the coding sequence ATGGATTTATACATTGCCAACAAGAATTACTCGTCCTGGTCGCTGCGCCCCTGGGTTCTGATGAAAACGTTGGAGATTCCGTTTAACGAACACCTGATGCCATTTGAAGGCGGCTTCGGTGCCAGTCATCAAGCCTTTAGGGAGTTTTCGCCGTCGGGGCTGGTGCCTTGTTTGGTTGAGCAGACGGCCGATGGCGAGCTTGCGGTATGGGACTCCTTGGCGATTGTCGAGTATCTGGCCGAGCAGTATCCCAACACCTGGCCGAGTGACAAGGCCGCGCGAGCCTGGGCGCGCTCGGCCAGCGCCGAAATGCACAGCGGTTTTGCGGCGCTACGCGATGAATGTTCCATGAACTGCGGCGTGCGCGTTGAGTTAAATGCCCTGTCTGACACGCTCAGTGCCGATTTAGCCCGCCTCGATGCCCTGTGGCAGCAGGGGCTCGAGCGCTTCGGCGGACCGTTTTTGGCAGGTAACCGCTTTACCGCAGTCGATGCGTTTTATGCCCCCGTGGCCTTTCGTGTGCAGACGTTCAACCTGCCGCTGAGTGATCGCGCCAGCGCCTATGTCGAACACCTGCTGGCGCTGCCGGCCATGCAGGCGTGGTATCAAGCCGCGCTTGAGGAAACGTGGCGCGAACCGATGCACGAGGCCGAAACGCTAAAAAGCGGCACCCTGAAAGCCGATTATCGGCGGTCGTGA
- a CDS encoding YaeQ family protein — MALSATPYKVDINLTDLDRGVYETLRFTVARHPSETEERMTARLLAYVLWYSESLAFGRGLSDVDEPALWEKSLDGRVLHWIEVGLPDAERITWCSRRAERVTLLAYGRVDLWESKVLPNISSLKNIHVAGLPQEALATIAKDLPRAINWAVMVSEGSLFITDENGQHEITPQWLLQDR, encoded by the coding sequence ATGGCTCTTAGCGCAACGCCTTACAAAGTCGATATCAACCTGACTGACCTGGATCGGGGGGTGTACGAAACGCTGCGCTTTACCGTGGCCCGTCACCCGTCAGAAACCGAAGAGCGTATGACCGCACGCCTGCTTGCTTATGTGCTTTGGTATAGCGAGTCGCTCGCCTTCGGCCGTGGGCTTTCTGATGTGGATGAGCCCGCGTTGTGGGAGAAAAGCCTAGATGGTCGTGTGCTGCATTGGATCGAAGTGGGGCTGCCGGATGCAGAGCGAATCACCTGGTGCTCCCGCCGTGCCGAGCGCGTTACCTTACTCGCTTATGGCCGGGTAGACCTATGGGAAAGCAAAGTGCTACCCAATATATCGTCGCTGAAAAATATACATGTGGCAGGACTGCCACAGGAGGCATTAGCCACCATTGCTAAAGACCTGCCAAGGGCTATTAACTGGGCCGTGATGGTTAGCGAAGGTTCGCTGTTTATTACGGATGAAAATGGTCAGCACGAGATTACACCTCAGTGGTTACTGCAGGATCGTTAG
- a CDS encoding TonB-dependent siderophore receptor: protein MQKSAFHLRKLSSAVALASLMTPAYATAQQAEPASDVELESMQVIGTALDAMGYIEAEKQPSVGKLDVPLNEQPFSMSVVDEQFMQDTGSKTIQDALLYTPGVYAGNYGFDTRIDGASVRGIEAGRYLDGLRQIYGSYNSVRTNPYALESLEVLKGPSSMLYGQADLGGIINGVSKLPEEERQGEVWAQYGSHNRKQLAVDVTGAADEDGKLLYRLVALQRDSDTQVDHVEDDGYVVSPSLTWRPSDDTEITLLVNRQENEGQVSAQFLPQAGTLEPGSQGFIGSERFVGEPGWDRYDREKTETTLFFDHQLNRDWAFSATARYTESSTETREHWVDIPSVPDANGEVSRTIFTADDETQIFNIDARLEGDFELGNTQHNLIAGIDRQDAHWEQDNYFSTGAGLGGTIDIYDPEYGNLQLDSVDPIDGSQNDIEQVGIYLADHIEVGPVVVSAGLRHDWAENREVPATGTETVSDEEATTGRLGLMYQFDNGISPYVSYSEAFTMNLGTDGTANQSTLKPTTGEQEEAGVKYLSPDKSLAISAAYFDITQQNRIEEGATPGGVEQTGAVIDGWELQINKRWQDFETQLGYTNMNANNDSTGERLSAVAEKQASWWNKLYVGNNWRLGAGVRYIGDNVGSGGAPKVPSETLFDAMIGYTVGQWDLSLDAKNLTDEEFVSWCRYEGGDCGYGERRNVTANVRYQF, encoded by the coding sequence ATGCAAAAGTCTGCCTTTCATTTGCGCAAGCTATCCAGTGCGGTAGCGCTTGCGTCTCTTATGACGCCTGCGTATGCCACCGCTCAGCAAGCCGAACCCGCTAGTGACGTCGAACTTGAGTCCATGCAGGTCATAGGTACCGCCTTGGATGCAATGGGCTATATCGAAGCGGAAAAACAGCCCAGCGTGGGCAAATTGGACGTGCCGTTAAACGAGCAGCCGTTCTCTATGTCGGTGGTGGATGAGCAGTTCATGCAGGATACCGGCAGTAAAACGATTCAGGATGCGCTGCTTTATACGCCCGGTGTCTACGCTGGTAATTACGGCTTTGACACGCGCATCGACGGAGCCTCGGTGCGCGGTATCGAAGCCGGTCGCTATCTGGACGGCCTGCGCCAGATTTACGGCTCCTACAACTCAGTGCGTACCAACCCCTATGCGCTGGAGAGCCTGGAAGTGCTGAAAGGGCCGTCGTCGATGCTTTACGGGCAGGCGGATCTGGGCGGCATTATCAATGGGGTATCCAAGCTGCCCGAAGAGGAGCGCCAGGGCGAGGTCTGGGCGCAGTACGGTTCGCACAACCGCAAACAGCTTGCCGTGGATGTTACAGGCGCCGCCGATGAGGACGGCAAGCTGCTCTATCGCCTGGTGGCCTTGCAGCGCGATAGCGACACTCAGGTGGATCACGTCGAGGACGATGGCTATGTGGTCTCACCCTCACTGACCTGGCGGCCGAGTGATGACACCGAAATCACGTTGCTGGTTAACCGCCAAGAAAATGAAGGTCAGGTATCGGCCCAGTTCCTGCCCCAGGCGGGGACGCTGGAGCCGGGTTCCCAGGGCTTTATCGGCTCCGAGCGGTTTGTTGGCGAGCCAGGCTGGGATCGCTATGATCGCGAAAAAACCGAGACCACGCTGTTCTTCGACCACCAGTTGAACCGGGACTGGGCGTTTTCCGCGACGGCGCGCTATACCGAATCCAGTACCGAAACCCGCGAGCACTGGGTCGACATTCCAAGCGTGCCCGATGCCAACGGCGAGGTTTCACGGACCATTTTTACTGCTGATGACGAAACGCAAATTTTCAATATCGACGCGCGCTTGGAAGGTGATTTTGAACTAGGCAATACTCAGCATAATCTGATTGCCGGTATTGACAGGCAAGATGCCCACTGGGAACAGGATAATTACTTTTCTACTGGGGCAGGATTGGGCGGTACGATTGATATCTATGATCCTGAATACGGCAATCTGCAACTGGATTCAGTAGATCCTATAGACGGCTCGCAAAACGACATTGAGCAAGTAGGTATTTATCTGGCTGACCATATTGAAGTTGGCCCAGTGGTGGTTTCCGCCGGGCTACGCCATGATTGGGCGGAAAATCGGGAGGTACCGGCTACAGGGACGGAGACGGTCAGCGATGAGGAGGCCACTACTGGCCGTCTCGGGTTGATGTACCAGTTTGATAACGGCATCTCGCCCTATGTGAGCTATTCTGAAGCCTTCACCATGAACCTGGGTACTGACGGCACTGCCAATCAAAGCACCCTAAAACCGACCACCGGCGAGCAGGAAGAGGCGGGCGTTAAGTACCTGTCGCCGGATAAATCGCTGGCGATTAGCGCGGCATATTTTGACATCACCCAGCAAAACCGCATCGAGGAAGGCGCTACCCCCGGTGGCGTTGAACAAACCGGGGCAGTGATCGATGGCTGGGAGTTGCAGATCAACAAGCGTTGGCAGGACTTCGAAACCCAGTTGGGCTACACCAACATGAATGCCAATAATGACAGCACCGGTGAGCGTCTGTCCGCCGTGGCCGAAAAGCAGGCATCGTGGTGGAACAAGCTGTACGTCGGCAATAACTGGCGGTTAGGCGCCGGTGTGCGTTATATCGGTGATAACGTCGGCTCGGGAGGTGCGCCTAAGGTGCCGTCTGAGACCTTATTTGACGCTATGATCGGCTATACCGTTGGGCAGTGGGATCTAAGTCTGGATGCCAAAAACCTGACCGATGAAGAATTTGTCTCCTGGTGCCGTTACGAAGGCGGTGACTGCGGCTACGGCGAGCGGCGCAACGTGACGGCCAACGTGCGCTATCAGTTCTAG
- a CDS encoding TRAP transporter small permease, translating into MTTSQTTPLNDPVIEDPSVYLDDPNRKQLELDTDTRQGPVLFRWLTLGMEYLIGAILVALIVAVSCNVIGRAVFNHSLPWADELARMLFIWLVFVGAAAAFARYEHIAVDALVRRLPMRFAHVLYFIQHLIITGLMGVMLVGGFHVMASSTGRSAILGVPSSLVSLSLVLCVLFIAVVSIWRMWVSLRIIRQPGQGD; encoded by the coding sequence ATGACGACTTCCCAGACCACCCCGCTTAACGACCCCGTGATTGAGGATCCTTCAGTATACCTGGATGACCCTAATCGCAAGCAGTTAGAGCTGGATACTGACACCCGCCAGGGGCCAGTGTTATTTCGCTGGCTCACCCTGGGGATGGAATACCTGATAGGGGCCATCTTAGTAGCGCTTATCGTGGCAGTGTCGTGCAATGTGATTGGTCGCGCGGTGTTTAATCATTCGCTGCCCTGGGCCGATGAACTGGCGCGCATGCTGTTTATCTGGCTGGTGTTTGTAGGGGCTGCTGCAGCCTTTGCACGTTATGAACATATTGCGGTGGATGCATTGGTGCGTCGCTTACCAATGCGTTTTGCTCACGTGCTGTATTTTATCCAGCATTTGATCATTACTGGGTTGATGGGCGTCATGCTGGTTGGTGGGTTCCATGTTATGGCGAGCTCCACTGGCCGTTCTGCTATTCTCGGCGTACCTTCCAGCTTGGTAAGCCTCTCGCTGGTGCTGTGCGTTTTATTTATCGCTGTGGTGTCGATATGGAGGATGTGGGTCAGTCTTCGCATCATTCGCCAGCCAGGGCAGGGGGACTAA
- a CDS encoding organic hydroperoxide resistance protein → MSIETIAYRAHATATGGREGNAKSSDGALDVKLSTPKELGGPGGDGTNPEQLFAAGYSACFLGALKHVASQEKVKLPDATQIDGHVGIGAIPTGFGIEVELKISLPGLEKDVAQTLVDKAHVVCPYSNATRGNIDVTLTLV, encoded by the coding sequence ATGTCGATCGAAACAATTGCTTACCGTGCACACGCAACCGCCACCGGCGGCCGTGAAGGCAATGCCAAGTCATCTGACGGTGCGCTGGACGTCAAACTGAGCACGCCCAAGGAACTCGGCGGCCCGGGCGGTGACGGCACCAACCCCGAACAGTTATTTGCGGCGGGTTACTCAGCCTGCTTTCTGGGCGCCCTCAAGCATGTCGCCAGCCAGGAAAAGGTCAAGCTTCCGGACGCCACCCAGATCGACGGTCACGTCGGCATTGGCGCGATTCCCACCGGTTTTGGCATCGAAGTCGAGCTGAAAATCAGCTTGCCGGGGCTTGAAAAAGACGTCGCTCAAACGCTGGTCGATAAAGCTCATGTGGTGTGCCCCTACTCCAACGCCACGCGCGGTAATATCGACGTCACCTTGACGCTGGTATAA
- a CDS encoding MarR family winged helix-turn-helix transcriptional regulator, protein MADAPTCSELELDNQLCFALYSTSLMMTKVYKPLLRELGLTYPQYLAMLVLWQEDGITVSTLSKRLLTDPGSVTPLLKRLEADQLLRRQRSRQDERVVELFLTERGRTMREQAHHIPSCVINASEQSIEALTQLKNDLVKLRDKLHNHQ, encoded by the coding sequence ATGGCCGACGCCCCGACCTGCAGCGAGCTGGAGCTCGATAACCAGCTTTGTTTCGCGCTCTACTCCACTTCCTTGATGATGACCAAGGTCTATAAACCGCTGCTCAGAGAGTTAGGCCTCACGTACCCTCAATACCTCGCCATGCTGGTGCTATGGCAGGAAGATGGCATTACCGTCAGTACCTTGAGCAAGCGGTTGCTGACTGATCCTGGCTCGGTCACCCCACTCCTTAAACGCCTGGAAGCCGACCAGCTATTGCGCCGGCAGCGCAGCCGCCAGGATGAGCGGGTAGTAGAACTTTTTCTTACCGAACGGGGCCGCACCATGCGTGAACAGGCGCACCACATTCCCAGCTGCGTGATCAACGCCAGCGAACAATCCATCGAAGCACTGACCCAGCTTAAAAACGACCTCGTCAAACTGCGCGATAAGTTACACAACCATCAGTAG
- a CDS encoding LysE family translocator — translation MQWAAFILAALGFAYLPGPAMLYTAAQTLGRGRRAGWLAVMGVHMGCYVHVIAAALGLALLFVAIPPAYIAMKVIGGLYLLWMGLRLWQQGIRAHGDDVPLASTKRVLRDSFLVEVLNPKTALFFVAFLPQFVQPDSAMPVAWQLLWLGIATNVLFSSADVVVVLLASPLREWLQKSHGSSRLIQRTGGGVLMGLGGNTLAQATR, via the coding sequence ATGCAATGGGCCGCCTTTATCCTCGCTGCGCTTGGTTTTGCCTATCTCCCAGGGCCGGCGATGCTGTACACCGCAGCACAAACCCTGGGGCGCGGTCGAAGGGCAGGCTGGCTGGCGGTCATGGGTGTGCATATGGGCTGTTACGTCCACGTTATTGCCGCCGCGCTTGGCCTGGCGCTGTTATTTGTGGCGATTCCACCTGCCTATATCGCCATGAAAGTCATCGGCGGACTTTACCTGCTCTGGATGGGACTGCGGCTATGGCAGCAGGGCATTCGAGCCCACGGCGATGACGTGCCGCTTGCCTCGACGAAACGCGTGCTGCGCGATAGCTTCCTGGTGGAGGTGCTCAACCCCAAGACCGCACTCTTTTTTGTCGCGTTCCTGCCTCAATTCGTACAGCCCGATAGCGCTATGCCAGTGGCCTGGCAGCTGCTCTGGCTCGGTATCGCCACCAATGTGCTGTTCTCTTCTGCGGATGTCGTGGTGGTGCTATTGGCCAGCCCGTTGCGTGAGTGGTTACAAAAATCTCACGGTTCTTCGCGCCTGATTCAGCGCACAGGTGGTGGCGTATTGATGGGGTTAGGCGGTAATACGCTGGCCCAGGCAACACGTTAG